The Mya arenaria isolate MELC-2E11 chromosome 16, ASM2691426v1 genome includes a window with the following:
- the LOC128222109 gene encoding protein PFC0760c-like encodes MELRPSEIYYSQDSINNVFDKRCRHSDTLIGETLDKICEDRCSIYSIPTISVMLKNEKWITSDNRRLWVFRQLEQLGKCDIVTVYVTYHIPAAKMTSCDGGDSVRVRGYPGGKWHMEQYISYLRSSSDDDDDDDDDDDDNDDDDDDDDDDDDDDDDDDDEDDDENENGDEDNYENNDDNDDGDAAADDYENDDEDDDEDDNDNDDNVVDDNDDDDDNDDDDDDDDDDDDDDDDDDDDDDDNDDDDDDDDDDDYDDVDDDGNDDDDDDDDDDDDDDDDDDDDDVDDNDDDDDDENDDNDDNDENDDDNGDNDDDEDDYDDDDDDDKNDDDVVDDDYFNADYYDYDIDDNVDDDDDDDDDY; translated from the exons ATGGAGTTAAGGCCTTCAGAAATATATTATTCCCAGGATtccataaacaatgtttttgacaaaagatgtcGGCATAGTGACACACTCATTGGAGAAACTTTGGATAAGATTTGTGAAGACag aTGTAGTATTTACTCAATCCCGACGATATCTGTCATGCTAAAGAACGAAAAGTGGATAACTTCCGATAACCGTCGATTGTGGGTTTTTCGACAGCTCGAACAGCTTGGCAAATGCGACATTGTAACTGTGTACGTCACTTATCACATTCCAGCTGCGAAGATGACATCATGTGATGGCGGTGATTCAGTACGCGTGCGCGGATATCCAGGAGGGAAATGGCATATGGAACAGTATATATCATATTTGCGTTCATcaagtgatgatgatgacgatgatgatgatgatgatgatgataatgatgatgatgatgatgatgatgatgatgatgatgatgatgatgatgatgatgatgatgaagatgatgatgaaaatgaaaatggtgACGAGGACAACTACGAAAATAATGACGACAACGACGATGgtgatgctgctgctgatgattaTGAAAATGATGACGAGGACGACGACGAAGATGATAACGACAACGATGACAACGttgttgatgataatgatgatgatgatgataatgatgatgatgatgatgatgatgatgatgatgatgatgatgatgatgatgatgatgatgatgatgatgataatgatgacgatgacgatgatgatgatgatgatgattatgatgatgttgatgatgatggtaatgatgatgatgatgatgatgatgatgatgatgatgatgatgatgatgatgatgatgatgatgatgttgatgataatgacgacgacgatgatgatgaaaatgacgaTAATGACGATAATGACGAAAATGATGACGACAACGGCGACAACGATGATGACGAAGACGActacgatgatgatgatgatgacgacaaAAACGACGACGACgttgttgatgatgattattttaacgctgattattatgattatgatattgatgataatgttgatgacgacgacgacgacgatgatgattaTTAG